One genomic region from Pseudomonas sp. R5-89-07 encodes:
- a CDS encoding 6,7-dimethyl-8-ribityllumazine synthase — translation MQPTAIDSKSKNHHGERVAFIQACWHKDIVDQSRKGFLAEMIAQGYQESDIDFFEVGGAFEMPLHAKLLAKTGRYAGIVAAALVVDGGIYRHEFVAQSVVSGLMQVQLETEVPVFSVSLTPHHFHGGSEHTTFFYEHFVHKGQEAARTCADTLHKVRAIRRSEPRAVAV, via the coding sequence ATGCAACCCACCGCAATCGACAGCAAAAGCAAAAACCACCACGGCGAGCGCGTCGCGTTTATCCAGGCCTGCTGGCACAAGGATATTGTCGACCAGTCGCGCAAAGGCTTCCTCGCCGAAATGATCGCCCAGGGCTATCAGGAATCGGATATCGATTTCTTCGAAGTCGGCGGCGCCTTTGAAATGCCCCTGCACGCCAAGTTGCTGGCCAAGACCGGCCGTTACGCCGGTATCGTCGCCGCCGCGCTGGTGGTGGATGGCGGGATCTACCGTCACGAATTCGTCGCGCAATCGGTGGTCAGCGGCCTGATGCAGGTGCAGCTGGAAACCGAAGTGCCGGTGTTCTCGGTGTCCCTGACCCCACACCACTTCCACGGCGGTAGCGAACACACCACCTTCTTCTACGAGCACTTCGTGCACAAAGGCCAGGAAGCGGCACGTACTTGCGCCGACACCCTGCACAAGGTCCGCGCGATCCGTCGTAGCGAGCCACGTGCGGTAGCGGTCTAA
- the astE gene encoding succinylglutamate desuccinylase, protein MLALGKLLELTLAGREPAQKIQLTVDGVQMRWLSEGALEVRPPEARDNGSDLLLSSGIHGNETAPIELLDRLLHGIARGEIKPRTRILFLFGNPEAMRRGERYLELDVNRLFNGRHESNIGPEAMRAAELEQLARSFFSQPGRSRLHYDLHTAIRGSKIEQFALYPWKDGRQHSRRELERLRAAGMEAVLLQNKTSVTFTAFTYEQLEAEAFTLELGKARPFGQNQGVDVSRLETRLKQIIEGTEPQTDSLDGMQLFAVAREVIKHSDAFLMHLPADVENFSELEKGYLLAEDVAKTRWVIEEEGARIIFPNPKVKNGLRAGILIVPTTDAGLA, encoded by the coding sequence ATGCTCGCCCTCGGCAAACTGCTTGAACTGACCCTCGCCGGTCGCGAACCGGCGCAAAAAATTCAACTGACTGTCGACGGCGTGCAGATGCGCTGGCTCAGTGAAGGCGCGCTTGAGGTGCGTCCTCCTGAAGCTCGGGACAATGGCAGCGACCTGCTGCTGTCGTCCGGCATCCATGGCAACGAAACCGCGCCGATCGAATTGCTCGACCGCCTGCTGCATGGCATCGCCCGTGGGGAGATCAAACCCCGCACCCGTATTCTGTTCCTGTTCGGCAACCCCGAGGCCATGCGTCGCGGCGAGCGTTACCTGGAACTGGACGTCAACCGGCTGTTCAACGGCCGTCATGAAAGCAACATCGGCCCCGAAGCCATGCGCGCCGCCGAGCTTGAACAGTTGGCCCGCAGCTTTTTCAGCCAGCCTGGCCGTTCGCGCCTGCATTACGACCTGCACACGGCCATCCGCGGCTCGAAGATCGAGCAGTTCGCGCTGTACCCCTGGAAAGACGGGCGTCAGCATTCACGCCGTGAGCTGGAGCGCCTGCGCGCCGCCGGGATGGAAGCGGTGCTGTTGCAAAACAAGACGTCGGTCACCTTTACCGCATTTACCTACGAGCAGTTGGAGGCTGAAGCCTTCACTCTGGAACTGGGCAAGGCGCGGCCGTTCGGGCAGAACCAGGGCGTGGATGTGTCGCGTCTGGAAACCCGCCTCAAGCAGATCATCGAAGGCACCGAGCCCCAGACTGATAGCCTCGACGGCATGCAGCTGTTCGCCGTTGCGCGGGAAGTGATCAAGCATAGCGACGCCTTCCTGATGCACCTGCCGGCAGACGTGGAAAACTTTTCCGAGCTGGAAAAAGGCTATCTGCTGGCCGAAGACGTTGCCAAGACCCGCTGGGTGATCGAGGAGGAGGGCGCGCGCATCATCTTCCCCAACCCGAAGGTCAAGAATGGTCTGCGCGCTGGGATATTGATCGTGCCGACCACGGATGCTGGCCTGGCATAG
- the astB gene encoding N-succinylarginine dihydrolase encodes MKSCEVNFDGLVGPTHNYGGLSFGNVASQSNSQQHSNPKEAALQGLQKMKALMDMGFVQGVLAPQERPDVAALRSLGFSGTDAQVIQQAAKQAMPLLVASCSASSMWVANAATVSPSADTADGRVHFTAANLNCKYHRSIEHPTTSRVLGAMFADQQHFAHHAALPAVAQFGDEGAANHTRFCRDYGEAGVEFFVFGRSAFDARYPAPQKYPARQTLEASQAVARLHGLKDDGVVYAQQNPAVIDAGVFHNDVIAVGNGEVLFYHEDAFLNTEQMLAELQGKLGTLGGNFQSVCVPRALVSVEDAVRSYLFNSQLLTRPDGSMLLIVPEECRANERVWQYLQQLTASGGLIREVKVFDLKQSMQNGGGPACLRLRVALNETELAAVNPGVIMTAPLYETLTDWVNRHYRESLRESDLADPQLLLECRTALDELTQILKLGSVYPFQIN; translated from the coding sequence ATGAAATCCTGTGAAGTCAATTTTGACGGTCTAGTGGGGCCGACCCATAACTACGGCGGTTTGTCCTTTGGCAACGTCGCATCCCAGAGCAACAGCCAGCAACATTCCAACCCCAAGGAAGCGGCGTTGCAGGGCCTGCAGAAAATGAAAGCGCTGATGGACATGGGTTTTGTGCAAGGCGTGCTTGCACCCCAGGAACGTCCCGACGTGGCCGCCTTGCGCTCCCTCGGTTTCAGCGGCACCGACGCTCAAGTCATTCAACAGGCGGCCAAGCAGGCCATGCCGTTGCTGGTGGCGAGCTGCTCGGCGTCGAGCATGTGGGTGGCCAACGCCGCCACCGTCAGCCCCAGCGCCGATACGGCCGATGGCCGCGTGCACTTCACCGCTGCCAACCTCAACTGCAAGTACCACCGCAGCATCGAACACCCGACCACCAGCCGCGTGCTGGGAGCGATGTTCGCCGACCAGCAGCATTTTGCTCATCACGCCGCGTTACCGGCGGTGGCGCAGTTCGGTGATGAAGGCGCGGCGAACCACACGCGTTTTTGCCGTGACTATGGGGAGGCGGGCGTCGAGTTCTTTGTGTTCGGTCGCAGTGCGTTCGATGCCCGTTACCCGGCCCCGCAGAAATACCCGGCGCGCCAGACCCTCGAGGCGTCCCAGGCGGTGGCGCGTCTGCACGGCTTGAAGGATGACGGCGTGGTCTATGCCCAGCAGAACCCGGCGGTGATCGATGCCGGCGTGTTCCACAACGACGTAATCGCGGTGGGTAATGGCGAAGTGCTGTTCTATCATGAGGACGCGTTCCTCAATACCGAACAGATGCTCGCCGAGCTGCAAGGCAAGCTGGGCACGTTGGGCGGCAACTTCCAGTCGGTCTGCGTGCCGCGCGCCCTGGTCAGTGTCGAGGACGCGGTGCGTTCCTACTTGTTCAACAGCCAGTTGCTGACACGCCCTGACGGCTCGATGCTGCTGATCGTGCCGGAGGAGTGCCGCGCCAACGAGCGCGTCTGGCAGTACCTGCAACAGCTGACGGCCAGCGGCGGGTTGATCCGCGAGGTAAAAGTCTTCGACCTCAAGCAAAGTATGCAGAACGGCGGCGGCCCGGCGTGCCTGCGTCTGCGTGTGGCATTGAACGAAACTGAACTGGCGGCGGTGAATCCAGGCGTTATCATGACCGCGCCGCTGTACGAGACCCTGACCGATTGGGTCAACAGGCACTACCGCGAGAGCCTGCGCGAAAGCGACCTGGCTGACCCGCAACTGTTGCTTGAGTGCCGGACGGCACTGGATGAACTGACGCAAATCCTTAAACTGGGCTCGGTTTATCCTTTCCAGATCAATTAA
- the astD gene encoding succinylglutamate-semialdehyde dehydrogenase codes for MMNSLYIAGSWLAGQGELFESRNPVTQQVLWSGNGATAEQVESAVQAARQAFPGWARRSLEERISVLETFASTLKSRADEIARCIGEETGKPLWESATEVTSMANKIAISVQSYRERTGEKSGPLGDATAVLRHKPHGVVAVFGPYNFPGHLPNGHIVPALLAGNTVLFKPSELTPKVAELTVQCWIDAGLPAGVLNLLQGARETGIALAANPGIDGLFFTGSSRTGNHLHQQFSGRPDKILALEMGGNNPLVVDEVADVDAAVYTIIQSAFISAGQRCTCARRLLVPEGAWGDALLARLVAVSATIEVGAFDQQPAPFMGSVISLAAAKALMDAQELMLANGAVALLEMTQPQDQAALLTPGIIDVTAVTEREDEELFGPLLQVIRYADFAAAITEANNTQYGLAAGLLSDSEARYQQFWLESRAGIVNWNKQLTGAASTAPFGGVGASGNHRASAYYAADYCAYPVASLETPNLAVPATLTPGITLT; via the coding sequence ATAATGAATTCGTTGTATATCGCAGGTAGCTGGCTGGCTGGCCAGGGTGAACTGTTTGAATCGCGTAACCCCGTGACCCAGCAAGTGCTGTGGAGCGGCAACGGTGCGACGGCCGAGCAGGTCGAATCCGCCGTGCAGGCTGCGCGCCAGGCGTTTCCAGGCTGGGCGCGGCGTTCGTTGGAAGAGCGCATCAGCGTGCTCGAAACCTTCGCCAGTACCCTGAAAAGCCGCGCCGATGAGATCGCCCGCTGCATCGGTGAGGAAACCGGCAAGCCGCTGTGGGAATCGGCCACCGAAGTCACCAGCATGGCCAACAAGATCGCGATCTCGGTGCAAAGCTACCGCGAGCGCACCGGCGAGAAGAGCGGCCCCCTGGGCGACGCCACCGCTGTGTTGCGTCACAAGCCCCACGGTGTGGTGGCGGTATTCGGCCCTTACAACTTCCCCGGCCACTTGCCGAACGGGCATATTGTCCCGGCGCTGCTGGCGGGTAACACCGTACTGTTCAAACCGAGCGAGCTCACGCCGAAAGTCGCCGAGCTGACCGTGCAATGCTGGATCGACGCAGGCTTGCCGGCGGGCGTACTGAACCTGCTGCAAGGTGCGCGGGAAACCGGTATCGCGTTGGCGGCCAACCCCGGCATCGACGGTCTGTTCTTCACCGGCTCCAGCCGTACCGGCAACCATCTGCATCAGCAGTTTTCCGGGCGCCCGGACAAGATCCTGGCCCTGGAAATGGGCGGCAACAACCCGTTGGTGGTGGACGAAGTGGCCGACGTGGATGCGGCGGTGTACACCATCATCCAGTCGGCCTTTATTTCCGCCGGCCAGCGCTGCACCTGCGCGCGTCGCCTCTTGGTGCCGGAAGGCGCCTGGGGTGATGCATTGCTGGCGCGTCTGGTGGCGGTCAGTGCAACGATTGAAGTCGGTGCGTTCGACCAGCAGCCGGCGCCGTTCATGGGTTCGGTGATTTCCCTGGCAGCGGCCAAAGCCTTGATGGACGCCCAGGAACTGATGTTGGCCAATGGCGCCGTGGCGCTGCTGGAAATGACCCAACCCCAGGACCAGGCCGCCTTGCTGACACCGGGCATCATCGACGTGACGGCGGTGACCGAGCGCGAGGACGAAGAGCTGTTCGGCCCGTTGTTGCAGGTGATTCGCTACGCTGATTTTGCGGCGGCCATTACCGAGGCCAATAACACCCAGTACGGCTTGGCCGCGGGTTTACTCTCCGATTCCGAGGCGCGTTACCAGCAGTTCTGGCTGGAAAGCCGCGCCGGCATCGTCAATTGGAACAAACAGCTGACCGGCGCCGCCAGTACCGCGCCGTTCGGCGGGGTAGGGGCTTCGGGCAACCACCGCGCCAGTGCCTATTATGCGGCGGATTACTGCGCGTACCCGGTGGCGTCGCTGGAAACACCGAACCTGGCAGTTCCAGCTACGTTAACCCCCGGCATTACACTGACCTAA
- the astA gene encoding arginine N-succinyltransferase, whose amino-acid sequence MIVRPVRSSDLPALIDLARSTGTGLTTLPANEERLTHRVGWAEKTFRGEAGRGDADYLFVLENDEGRVVGISAIAGAVGLREPWYNFRVGLTVSASQELNIYREIPTLFLANDLTGNSELCSLFLHADYRNGLNGRMLAKARMLFIAEFPQLFGNKIIAEMRGVSNEAGRSPFWESLGRHFFKMEFSQADYLTGVGNKAFIAELMPKFPLYSCFLSEDARNVIGKVHPDTEPALSMLKSEGFSYQGYVDIFDAGPAVECETSKIRAVRDSQSLVLAIGTPGDDATPFLIHNRKREDCRITAAPARLAAGTLVVDPQTAKRLQLVVGDQVRAVPLSAARESK is encoded by the coding sequence ATGATCGTTCGTCCCGTACGCAGCAGCGATTTACCGGCCCTGATTGATCTGGCGCGCAGCACCGGCACCGGCCTCACCACCTTGCCGGCCAACGAAGAGCGCCTGACCCACCGCGTGGGCTGGGCCGAAAAAACCTTTCGCGGCGAAGCCGGGCGCGGTGATGCCGACTACCTGTTCGTGCTGGAAAACGACGAAGGCCGGGTGGTGGGCATCTCGGCCATCGCCGGCGCCGTCGGCCTGCGCGAGCCGTGGTACAACTTTCGGGTCGGCCTGACCGTCAGTGCCTCCCAGGAATTGAACATCTACCGCGAGATCCCGACGCTGTTTTTGGCCAACGACCTCACCGGCAACTCCGAGCTGTGTTCGTTGTTCCTGCACGCCGATTACCGCAACGGCCTGAACGGTCGCATGCTGGCCAAGGCGCGCATGCTGTTTATCGCTGAATTCCCGCAGTTGTTCGGCAACAAGATCATCGCCGAGATGCGCGGCGTGTCCAACGAAGCGGGGCGCTCGCCGTTCTGGGAAAGCCTGGGCCGGCACTTCTTCAAGATGGAATTCAGCCAGGCCGACTACCTCACCGGTGTCGGCAACAAGGCGTTTATCGCCGAGCTGATGCCCAAGTTTCCGCTGTACAGCTGCTTCCTCTCCGAAGATGCGCGCAACGTGATCGGCAAGGTGCATCCGGATACCGAGCCGGCACTGAGCATGCTCAAGAGTGAAGGCTTCAGCTACCAGGGCTACGTGGATATTTTTGACGCGGGCCCGGCGGTGGAGTGTGAAACCAGCAAGATCCGTGCGGTGCGCGACAGCCAGTCGCTGGTGCTGGCCATCGGCACGCCGGGGGACGACGCCACGCCGTTCCTGATCCATAACCGCAAACGCGAAGACTGCCGCATCACCGCCGCACCGGCTCGCCTGGCGGCGGGTACGCTGGTGGTCGATCCTCAGACCGCCAAGCGCCTGCAACTGGTGGTGGGTGATCAAGTGCGTGCCGTACCGCTGTCCGCAGCCCGGGAGTCGAAATAA
- the aruF gene encoding arginine/ornithine succinyltransferase subunit alpha, with protein sequence MLVMRPAQMADLGEVQRLAADSPIGVTSLPDDVERLSDKIAASEASFAAEVSFNGEESYFFVLEDTETGKLAGCSAIVASAGYSEPFYSFRNETFVHASRELKIHNKIHVLSQCHDLTGNSLLTSFYVVPELVGSPWSELNSRGRLLFVASHPERFADSVVTEIVGYSDENGDSPFWDAIGRNFFDLNYAAAERLCGLKSRTFLAELMPHYPIYVPLLPDEAQEAMGQVHPRAQITFDILMREGFETDHYIDIFDGGPTLHARVSGIRSIAQSRVVPVKIGEMVKGVGRQYLVSNAQLQDYRAVMLELDYAPGKPVTLDLAAAEALGVGEGASVRLVAV encoded by the coding sequence ATGCTGGTGATGCGCCCCGCGCAAATGGCTGATCTGGGCGAGGTACAGCGTCTGGCTGCGGACAGCCCGATTGGTGTCACCTCCTTGCCGGATGATGTGGAACGCCTGAGCGACAAGATCGCCGCCAGCGAAGCGTCCTTCGCGGCCGAGGTGAGTTTCAACGGCGAAGAAAGCTATTTCTTCGTGCTCGAAGACACCGAGACCGGCAAGCTCGCCGGCTGCTCGGCCATCGTCGCCTCGGCCGGTTACTCCGAACCGTTCTACAGCTTTCGTAACGAGACCTTCGTGCACGCTTCCCGCGAGCTGAAGATCCACAACAAGATCCACGTGCTGTCCCAGTGCCACGACCTCACCGGCAACAGCCTGCTCACCAGCTTTTACGTGGTGCCTGAACTGGTCGGTTCGCCGTGGTCGGAACTCAACTCCCGCGGCCGCCTGCTGTTCGTCGCCAGCCACCCCGAGCGCTTTGCCGATTCAGTGGTCACCGAAATCGTTGGCTACAGCGACGAGAACGGTGATTCGCCATTCTGGGACGCCATCGGCCGCAACTTCTTCGACCTCAACTATGCCGCCGCCGAGCGCCTGTGCGGGCTGAAAAGCCGCACCTTCCTCGCCGAGCTGATGCCGCACTACCCGATCTACGTGCCGCTGCTGCCGGATGAAGCCCAGGAAGCCATGGGCCAGGTGCACCCGCGGGCGCAGATCACCTTCGACATCCTGATGCGCGAAGGCTTCGAGACCGACCACTACATCGACATTTTCGACGGTGGCCCAACCCTGCACGCACGGGTTTCCGGCATTCGTTCGATCGCCCAGAGCCGCGTGGTGCCGGTGAAGATCGGCGAGATGGTCAAGGGTGTCGGCCGCCAGTACCTGGTGAGCAACGCGCAGTTGCAGGATTACCGTGCGGTGATGCTGGAGCTGGACTACGCGCCTGGCAAGCCGGTGACCCTGGACCTGGCGGCAGCCGAAGCGCTGGGCGTCGGCGAAGGCGCGAGCGTGCGTCTCGTTGCAGTTTGA
- a CDS encoding aspartate aminotransferase family protein, with amino-acid sequence MSVEQAPVQRADFDQVMVPNYAPAAFIPVRGAGSRVWDQAGRELIDFAGGIAVNVLGHAHPALVGALTEQANKLWHVSNVFTNEPALRLAHKLIDATFAERVFFCNSGAEANEAAFKLARRVAFDRFGSEKYEIIAALNSFHGRTLFTVNVGGQSKYSDGFGPKITGITHVPYNDLAALKAAVSGKTCAVVLEPIQGEGGVLPAELAYLQGARELCDANDALLVFDEVQTGMGRSGHLFAYQHYGVVPDILTSAKSLGGGFPIAAMLTREDLAKHLVVGTHGTTYGGNPLACAVAEAVIDVINTPEVLAGVNAKHDLFKARLEQIGKQYGIFTQVRGMGLLIGCVLSDAFKGKAKDVFNAAEKENLMILQAGPDVVRFAPSLVVEEADINEGLDRFERAVKTLTQA; translated from the coding sequence ATGTCCGTTGAGCAAGCCCCGGTGCAACGTGCCGATTTCGACCAGGTGATGGTGCCAAACTATGCACCTGCCGCCTTCATTCCCGTACGTGGCGCGGGTTCGCGCGTGTGGGACCAGGCCGGTCGCGAGCTGATCGACTTTGCCGGCGGCATCGCGGTCAACGTACTGGGCCACGCCCACCCGGCGCTGGTCGGCGCACTGACCGAGCAGGCCAACAAGCTGTGGCATGTCTCCAACGTGTTCACCAATGAGCCGGCGTTGCGCCTGGCACACAAGCTGATCGACGCCACCTTTGCCGAGCGTGTGTTCTTCTGCAACTCCGGCGCCGAAGCCAACGAGGCCGCCTTCAAGCTGGCCCGTCGCGTTGCGTTCGACCGTTTCGGCAGCGAGAAGTACGAAATCATCGCCGCGCTGAACAGCTTCCACGGCCGTACCCTGTTCACCGTGAACGTCGGTGGCCAGTCCAAGTACTCCGACGGTTTCGGGCCTAAAATCACCGGCATCACCCACGTGCCTTACAACGACCTGGCCGCGCTCAAAGCCGCCGTGTCGGGCAAGACCTGCGCCGTGGTGCTGGAGCCGATCCAGGGCGAGGGCGGCGTACTGCCGGCCGAGCTGGCTTACCTGCAAGGTGCCCGCGAGCTGTGCGACGCGAATGACGCGCTGCTGGTGTTCGACGAAGTGCAAACCGGCATGGGCCGCAGCGGCCACCTGTTCGCCTACCAACACTACGGCGTGGTGCCGGACATCCTCACCAGCGCCAAGAGCCTGGGTGGTGGTTTCCCGATTGCCGCGATGCTCACCCGTGAAGACCTGGCCAAGCACCTGGTGGTCGGCACCCACGGCACCACCTACGGCGGCAACCCGCTGGCGTGCGCAGTGGCTGAAGCGGTGATCGACGTGATCAACACCCCCGAGGTGCTGGCCGGCGTGAATGCCAAGCACGACCTGTTCAAGGCGCGCCTGGAGCAGATCGGCAAGCAGTACGGCATCTTCACCCAGGTCCGCGGCATGGGCTTGCTGATCGGTTGCGTGTTGAGCGATGCGTTCAAAGGCAAGGCCAAGGACGTGTTCAACGCCGCCGAGAAAGAAAACCTGATGATCCTGCAGGCCGGCCCCGACGTGGTGCGTTTTGCGCCGAGTCTGGTGGTGGAAGAAGCGGACATCAACGAAGGCCTGGACCGCTTCGAACGTGCGGTAAAAACGCTGACGCAAGCCTGA